One genomic segment of Desmodus rotundus isolate HL8 chromosome 5, HLdesRot8A.1, whole genome shotgun sequence includes these proteins:
- the LOC128780875 gene encoding olfactory receptor 52B2 has product MRGQRSFLHASEHSLEGLSPGELHNLEIHATFCDLSTQSRHAFCSYHFQQTHQLLSHYRETLKVIMTHTNLTIFHPAVFVLLGIPGLEAYHKWLSVPLCLMYITAVLGNSILIVVIIKTINLHEPMYFFLSMLAITDIMLSTTTVPKALAIFWFHDHDIAFDACVTQVFFVHVIFAVESAILLAMAFDRFVAICAPLHYSTMLTWTVVGRIALAIVTRSFCIIFPVIFLLKRLPFCRTNIIPHSYCEHIGVARLACADITVNIWYGFSLPIVTVISDVILITVSYSLILRAVFRLPSQDARHKALSTCGSHLCVILMFYVPSFFTLLTHRFGHNIPRHVHIMLANLYVVVPPMLNPIVYGVKTKQIREGVAHQFFDIKARCCASPLS; this is encoded by the coding sequence ATGAGGGGCCAGAGGTCATTTCTACATGCAAGTGAACATTCTCTGGAAGGACTTTCCCCTGGAGAATTGCACAATTTAGAAATACATGCTACCTTTTGTGATCTCAGCACACAATCGAGACATGCTTTTTGTTCCTATCATTTTCAGCAGACTCATCAACTTCTGAGTCATTACAGAGAGACCCTAAAGGTCATCATGACTCACACGAACCTTACCATCTTCCATCCTGCAGTTTTTGTCTTACTCGGCATTCCTGGGTTGGAGGCCTATCACAAATGGCTGTCTGTACCCCTCTGCCTCATGTATATCACCGCAGTCCTGGGAAACAGCATCCTGATAGTGGTCATCATCAAGACCATTAACCTTCATGAGcccatgtattttttcctttccatgttGGCCATCACGGACATCATGCTGTCTACCACTACTGTACCCAAAGCCCTAGCCATCTTTTGGTTTCATGACCATGATATTGCCTTTGATGCCTGTGTTACTCAAGTTTTTTTTGTCCATGTGATATTTGCGGTGGAGTCAGCCATCCTATTAGCTATGGCCTTTGATCGCTTTGTGGCCATCTGTGCTCCTCTGCATTATTCAACAATGCTAACATGGACTGTTGTGGGAAGAATTGCTCTGGCCATCGTGACCCGAAGCTTCTGCATCATCTTCCCAGTGATTTTCTTGCTGAAGCGGCTGCCTTTCTGTCGGACCAACATCATCCCCCATTCCTACTGTGAGCATATTGGAGTGGCCCGCTTAGCCTGTGCTGACATCACCGTTAATATCTGGTATGGCTTCTCACTGCCCATTGTCACGGTAATCTCGGATGTAATCCTCATCACTGTGTCTTACTCACTGATCCTCCGAGCAGTGTTTCGTTTACCCTCCCAGGATGCCCGCCACAAGGCTCTCAGCACTTGTGGCTCCCATCTCTGTGTTATCCTCATGTTTTATGTTCCATCCTTCTTTACCTTACTGACCCACCGCTTTGGACATAACATTCCTCGACATGTGCATATCATGCTGGCCAATCTTTATGTGGTGGTGCCACCAATGCTCAACCCCATTGTCTATGGTGTAAAGACTAAGCAGATCCGGGAGGGTGTAGCCCACCAGTTCTTTGACATCAAGGCTCGGTGTTGTGCTTCACCTCTGAGCTGA
- the LOC112310266 gene encoding olfactory receptor 52B2 isoform X2 encodes MFKTHQLLSHYRETLKVIMTHTNLTIFHPAVFVLLGIPGLEAYHKWLSVPLCLMYITAVLGNSILIVVIIKTINLHEPMYFFLSMLAITDIMLSTTTVPKALAIFWFHDHDIAFDACVTQVFFVHVMFVVESAILLAMAFDRFVAICAPLRYSTVLTWTVVGRIALAIVTRSFCIIFPVIFLLKRLPFCRTNIILHSYCEHIGVARLACADITVNIWYGCSVPIVTVISDVILITVSYSLILRAVFRLPSQDARHKALSTCGSHLCVILMFYVPSFFTSLTHRFGHNIPRHVHIMLANLYVVVPPMLNPIVYGVKTKQIREGVAHQFFDIKARCCASPLS; translated from the exons ATGTTCAAG ACTCATCAACTTCTGAGTCATTACAGAGAGACCCTAAAGGTCATCATGACTCACACGAACCTTACCATCTTCCATCCTGCAGTTTTTGTCTTACTCGGCATTCCTGGGTTGGAGGCCTATCACAAATGGCTGTCTGTACCCCTCTGCCTCATGTATATCACCGCAGTCCTGGGAAACAGCATCCTGATAGTGGTCATCATCAAGACCATTAACCTTCATGAGcccatgtattttttcctttccatgttGGCCATCACGGACATCATGCTTTCTACCACTACTGTACCCAAAGCCCTAGCCATCTTTTGGTTCCATGACCATGATATTGCCTTTGATGCCTGTGTTACTCAAGTTTTTTTTGTCCATGTGATGTTTGTGGTGGAGTCAGCCATCCTATTAGCTATGGCCTTTGATCGCTTTGTGGCCATCTGTGCTCCTCTGCGTTATTCAACAGTGTTAACATGGACTGTTGTGGGAAGAATTGCTCTGGCCATCGTGACCCGAAGCTTCTGCATCATCTTCCCAGTGATTTTCTTGCTGAAGCGGCTGCCTTTCTGTCGGACCAACATCATCCTCCATTCCTACTGTGAGCATATTGGAGTGGCCCGCTTAGCCTGTGCTGACATCACCGTTAATATCTGGTATGGCTGCTCAGTGCCCATTGTCACGGTAATCTCGGATGTAATCCTCATCACTGTGTCTTACTCATTGATCCTCCGAGCAGTGTTTCGTTTACCCTCCCAGGATGCCCGCCACAAGGCTCTCAGCACTTGTGGCTCCCATCTCTGTGTTATCCTCATGTTTTATGTTCCATCCTTCTTTACCTCACTGACCCACCGCTTTGGACATAACATTCCTCGACATGTGCATATCATGCTGGCCAATCTTTATGTGGTGGTGCCACCAATGCTCAACCCCATTGTCTATGGTGTAAAGACTAAGCAGATCCGGGAGGGTGTAGCCCACCAGTTCTTTGACATCAAGGCTCGGTGTTGTGCTTCACCTCTGAGCTGA
- the LOC128780876 gene encoding olfactory receptor 56B34-like, protein MLAKWQCWLSLPLALLYILALGANLLVLITIHHELNLHQPMYQFLSILAIVDIGLATTIMPRILAIFWLDAKAISLPECFAQIYAVHCFISMEFGIFLCMAVDRYVAICLPLQYSFIVTQAFVVKAVIFTVLRNVLLTIPVPVLAAQRHYCSHNEMEHCMCSNPGVTGLACDDTTISRFYQLALAWVIGGSDMARVLISYVLIFCSVMRLNSAEAIVKALSTCSSHLILIFFFYTTIVVVSTAHLAAKALPIFPVLLNMLNIVIPPALNPMVYALRAQELRVGFQRVLRLDENVFQK, encoded by the exons ATGTTGGCAA AGTGGCAATGctggctctccctgcccctggctctcCTCTACATCTTAGCTCTTGGTGCCAATCTCCTCGTTCTCATCACCATTCACCATGAGCTTAACCTGCACCAGCCCATGTACCAATTCCTTAGTATCCTGGCTATAGTGGACATTGGCTTGGCTACTACCATCATGCCCAGGATTCTGGCCATCTTCTGGTTGGATGCCAAGGCCATCAGCCTTCCTGAGTGCTTTGCTCAAATCTATGCTGTTCACTGTTTTATTAGCATGGAGTTTGGTATCTTCCTTTGTATGGCTGTGGATAGATATGTAGCCATCTGCCTCCCACTTCAATACTCCTTCATAGTTACGCAAGCTTTTGTAGTCAAAGCCGTGATATTCACGGTGCTTAGGAATGTCCTGTTGACCATCCCAGTGCCTGTACTGGCTGCCCAGAGACACTATTGCTCCCACAATGAAATGGAGCACTGCATGTGCTCTAACCCTGGGGTCACTGGTTTGGCCTGTGATGACACCACCATTAGTAGGTTTTATCAGTTGGCTTTAGCCTGGGTCATTGGTGGAAGTGACATGGCTCGAGTCCTTATTTCCTATGTTCTGATCTTTTGCTCTGTGATGAGGCTGAACTCTGCTGAGGCAATAGTCAAGGCTCTGAGCACCTGCAGTTCCCATCTCatcctcatcttcttcttctACACAACCATTGTTGTAGTGTCTACAGCCCATCTGGCAGCAAAAGCACTTCCTATCTTTCCTGTTCTTCTCAATATGCTTAACATTGTCATCCCCCCGGCCCTTAACCCCATGGTATATGCACTCAGGGCTCAGGAGCTCAGAGTGGGCTTCCAGAGGGTGCTTAGATTAGATGAGAATGTGTTCCAGAAGTGA
- the LOC112298458 gene encoding olfactory receptor 56B34 produces the protein MDTTLSIINSSRFQVSEFILMGLPGIHEWQHWLSLPLALIYTLALGANLLILITIQREPSLHQPMYHFLGILAVVDIGLATTIMPKILAIFWFDAKVISFPQCFAQIYAINSFMCMESGIFLCMAVDRYVAICYPLQYSSIVTEVFVIKVTVSMMLRNVLLTIPLPILAAQRHYCSRNEIDNCLCSNLSVISLACDDITINRFYQLALAWVVVGGDMGLVFTSYALIIRSVMRLNSSEAISKALNTCSSHLILILFFYTAIVVVSVTHLARGRFPFIPVLLNVMHSVIPPALNPMVYALRTRELRVGFQRLLGLDENVSRK, from the coding sequence ATGGACACCACCCTGAGTATAATCAATAGTTCAAGGTTTCAAGTGTCTGAGTTCATCCTGATGGGGCTCCCAGGCATTCACGAGTGGCAGCActggctctccctgcccctggctctgATCTACACATTAGCTCTTGGTGCCAATCTGCTCATCTTGATCACCATCCAACGTGAGCCTTCTCTCCACCAGCCCATGTACCATTTCCTTGGTATCCTGGCTGTAGTGGACATTGGCCTGGCCACCACCATCATGCCCAAGATCCTGGCCATCTTCTGGTTTGATGCCAAAGTCATCAGCTTTCCTCAGTGTTTTGCTCAGATTTATGCTATCAACTCTTTTATGTGCATGGAGTCAGGCATTTTTCTCTGCATGGCTGTGGATAGATATGTAGCCATTTGCTATCCCCTTCAGTACTCCTCCATAGTCACTGAGGTTTTTGTGATCAAAGTCACAGTATCTATGATGCTCAGAAATGTTCTGTTGACCATTCCACTGCCTATATTGGCTGCCCAGCGACACTACTGCTCCAGAAATGAGATTGATAATTGCCTGTGCTCTAACTTGAGCGTCATCAGTCTTGCCTGTGATGACATTACTATTAATAGGTTTTATCAGTTGGCCTTGGCCTGGGTTGTGGTTGGGGGTGATATGGGTTTGGTCTTTACATCTTATGCTTTGATTATTCGCTCAGTGATGAGGTTGAACTCTTCTGAAGCAATATCTAAGGCCCTGAATACCTGCAGCTCCCATCTTAtcctcattctctttttctaCACAGCCATTGTTGTGGTATCTGTCACCCATCTGGCTAGAGGAAGGTTTCCCTTTATCCCTGTTCTCCTCAATGTGATGCACAGTGTCATTCCTCCGGCCTTGAACCCTATGGTGTATGCTCTTAGGACCCGGGAGCTGAGAGTGGGCTTCCAGAGGCTGCTGGGTTTGGATGAGAATGTGTCAAGGAAGTGA
- the LOC112310266 gene encoding olfactory receptor 52B2 isoform X3, whose translation MTHTNLTIFHPAVFVLLGIPGLEAYHKWLSVPLCLMYITAVLGNSILIVVIIKTINLHEPMYFFLSMLAITDIMLSTTTVPKALAIFWFHDHDIAFDACVTQVFFVHVMFVVESAILLAMAFDRFVAICAPLRYSTVLTWTVVGRIALAIVTRSFCIIFPVIFLLKRLPFCRTNIILHSYCEHIGVARLACADITVNIWYGCSVPIVTVISDVILITVSYSLILRAVFRLPSQDARHKALSTCGSHLCVILMFYVPSFFTSLTHRFGHNIPRHVHIMLANLYVVVPPMLNPIVYGVKTKQIREGVAHQFFDIKARCCASPLS comes from the coding sequence ATGACTCACACGAACCTTACCATCTTCCATCCTGCAGTTTTTGTCTTACTCGGCATTCCTGGGTTGGAGGCCTATCACAAATGGCTGTCTGTACCCCTCTGCCTCATGTATATCACCGCAGTCCTGGGAAACAGCATCCTGATAGTGGTCATCATCAAGACCATTAACCTTCATGAGcccatgtattttttcctttccatgttGGCCATCACGGACATCATGCTTTCTACCACTACTGTACCCAAAGCCCTAGCCATCTTTTGGTTCCATGACCATGATATTGCCTTTGATGCCTGTGTTACTCAAGTTTTTTTTGTCCATGTGATGTTTGTGGTGGAGTCAGCCATCCTATTAGCTATGGCCTTTGATCGCTTTGTGGCCATCTGTGCTCCTCTGCGTTATTCAACAGTGTTAACATGGACTGTTGTGGGAAGAATTGCTCTGGCCATCGTGACCCGAAGCTTCTGCATCATCTTCCCAGTGATTTTCTTGCTGAAGCGGCTGCCTTTCTGTCGGACCAACATCATCCTCCATTCCTACTGTGAGCATATTGGAGTGGCCCGCTTAGCCTGTGCTGACATCACCGTTAATATCTGGTATGGCTGCTCAGTGCCCATTGTCACGGTAATCTCGGATGTAATCCTCATCACTGTGTCTTACTCATTGATCCTCCGAGCAGTGTTTCGTTTACCCTCCCAGGATGCCCGCCACAAGGCTCTCAGCACTTGTGGCTCCCATCTCTGTGTTATCCTCATGTTTTATGTTCCATCCTTCTTTACCTCACTGACCCACCGCTTTGGACATAACATTCCTCGACATGTGCATATCATGCTGGCCAATCTTTATGTGGTGGTGCCACCAATGCTCAACCCCATTGTCTATGGTGTAAAGACTAAGCAGATCCGGGAGGGTGTAGCCCACCAGTTCTTTGACATCAAGGCTCGGTGTTGTGCTTCACCTCTGAGCTGA
- the LOC112310266 gene encoding olfactory receptor 52B2 isoform X1: MFKQTHQLLSHYRETLKVIMTHTNLTIFHPAVFVLLGIPGLEAYHKWLSVPLCLMYITAVLGNSILIVVIIKTINLHEPMYFFLSMLAITDIMLSTTTVPKALAIFWFHDHDIAFDACVTQVFFVHVMFVVESAILLAMAFDRFVAICAPLRYSTVLTWTVVGRIALAIVTRSFCIIFPVIFLLKRLPFCRTNIILHSYCEHIGVARLACADITVNIWYGCSVPIVTVISDVILITVSYSLILRAVFRLPSQDARHKALSTCGSHLCVILMFYVPSFFTSLTHRFGHNIPRHVHIMLANLYVVVPPMLNPIVYGVKTKQIREGVAHQFFDIKARCCASPLS, from the exons ATGTTCAAG CAGACTCATCAACTTCTGAGTCATTACAGAGAGACCCTAAAGGTCATCATGACTCACACGAACCTTACCATCTTCCATCCTGCAGTTTTTGTCTTACTCGGCATTCCTGGGTTGGAGGCCTATCACAAATGGCTGTCTGTACCCCTCTGCCTCATGTATATCACCGCAGTCCTGGGAAACAGCATCCTGATAGTGGTCATCATCAAGACCATTAACCTTCATGAGcccatgtattttttcctttccatgttGGCCATCACGGACATCATGCTTTCTACCACTACTGTACCCAAAGCCCTAGCCATCTTTTGGTTCCATGACCATGATATTGCCTTTGATGCCTGTGTTACTCAAGTTTTTTTTGTCCATGTGATGTTTGTGGTGGAGTCAGCCATCCTATTAGCTATGGCCTTTGATCGCTTTGTGGCCATCTGTGCTCCTCTGCGTTATTCAACAGTGTTAACATGGACTGTTGTGGGAAGAATTGCTCTGGCCATCGTGACCCGAAGCTTCTGCATCATCTTCCCAGTGATTTTCTTGCTGAAGCGGCTGCCTTTCTGTCGGACCAACATCATCCTCCATTCCTACTGTGAGCATATTGGAGTGGCCCGCTTAGCCTGTGCTGACATCACCGTTAATATCTGGTATGGCTGCTCAGTGCCCATTGTCACGGTAATCTCGGATGTAATCCTCATCACTGTGTCTTACTCATTGATCCTCCGAGCAGTGTTTCGTTTACCCTCCCAGGATGCCCGCCACAAGGCTCTCAGCACTTGTGGCTCCCATCTCTGTGTTATCCTCATGTTTTATGTTCCATCCTTCTTTACCTCACTGACCCACCGCTTTGGACATAACATTCCTCGACATGTGCATATCATGCTGGCCAATCTTTATGTGGTGGTGCCACCAATGCTCAACCCCATTGTCTATGGTGTAAAGACTAAGCAGATCCGGGAGGGTGTAGCCCACCAGTTCTTTGACATCAAGGCTCGGTGTTGTGCTTCACCTCTGAGCTGA